A stretch of Leisingera sp. S132 DNA encodes these proteins:
- a CDS encoding YfdQ family protein, with translation MQNTDANLPKQAMDTAIEAARLANPVITGPDGRQHAFIPEGFDLKDISDPNLLPEHIRQAVILDDRESLTNYVNRFSDGRSILIADYDAGLIRAHLDWHNDNSTDLQRQHASHTATLKLRNSEEYDRWNKMEGEMHSQEAFALFIEENVADISDPDHSVMLEICRDLEATQDVSFKSGIRLENGDRTFVFEDETKVKGDMTVPTEIGLCIPLYQGEEPADIRAKFRFRPTANGLMLGFRWHRVEYMRQATFAAMAHQTAEDTGRPYFFGRTS, from the coding sequence ATGCAGAACACCGACGCCAACCTGCCCAAACAAGCAATGGACACAGCAATTGAAGCTGCCCGGCTGGCAAACCCAGTAATCACCGGACCGGACGGACGGCAGCACGCTTTCATTCCTGAAGGCTTTGACCTCAAGGATATTTCCGACCCGAACCTCCTGCCCGAGCACATCAGACAGGCCGTTATCCTCGACGACCGGGAATCCCTGACCAACTATGTCAACCGCTTCAGCGACGGCCGATCAATCCTGATCGCCGACTATGACGCCGGGCTGATCCGCGCGCACCTGGACTGGCACAACGACAACAGCACCGACCTGCAGCGCCAGCACGCATCCCACACGGCAACCCTAAAACTGCGCAACAGTGAGGAATACGACCGCTGGAACAAGATGGAAGGCGAAATGCACTCGCAGGAGGCATTCGCCCTGTTCATCGAAGAGAACGTTGCGGATATCAGCGACCCGGATCACTCGGTGATGCTAGAAATCTGCCGCGACCTCGAAGCCACCCAGGACGTCTCTTTCAAGAGCGGCATCCGGCTGGAAAACGGCGACCGCACCTTTGTCTTTGAGGATGAAACCAAGGTCAAAGGCGACATGACTGTGCCAACGGAAATCGGCCTCTGCATCCCGCTCTATCAAGGCGAGGAACCGGCCGATATCCGCGCCAAGTTCCGCTTCCGACCCACCGCCAACGGCCTGATGCTCGGCTTCCGCTGGCATCGTGTCGAATACATGCGCCAGGCCACATTTGCGGCGATGGCACATCAGACAGCCGAAGACACCGGCCGCCCCTACTTCTTTGGCCGCACGTCCTAA
- a CDS encoding ASCH domain-containing protein yields the protein MPRNMSFALTTEQMRNRTKTVTRRFGWWFLQPGDVVNACVKCMGLKPGEKVQRICQIRITSTRREPLNAITVEDCTREGFPEYAPTDFINMLAAHRGCPPDEPVNRIEFEFLD from the coding sequence ATGCCCCGCAACATGTCATTCGCACTGACCACGGAACAGATGCGCAACCGCACCAAGACGGTCACCCGCCGCTTTGGCTGGTGGTTCCTGCAGCCCGGCGACGTGGTGAATGCCTGCGTGAAGTGCATGGGCCTCAAGCCAGGTGAGAAGGTGCAGCGCATCTGCCAGATTCGCATCACCAGCACCCGCCGCGAACCCCTCAACGCCATCACAGTAGAGGACTGCACCCGCGAAGGCTTCCCCGAATATGCGCCGACCGATTTCATCAACATGCTCGCCGCCCACCGCGGCTGCCCACCTGACGAACCCGTGAACCGCATCGAATTCGAATTTCTGGACTGA
- a CDS encoding pyocin activator PrtN family protein, translating into MNTAFLLMAQYNGRAVIPADVVVQDYFQHLTLPKFLRKVNEGQIALPLVSIEASQKSAKGVHLQDLAEYLDRRREEAQRAFRQMHS; encoded by the coding sequence ATGAACACAGCCTTTTTGCTTATGGCACAATACAACGGCCGCGCAGTCATTCCTGCGGATGTTGTGGTGCAAGACTATTTCCAGCACCTGACCCTGCCGAAGTTTCTTCGCAAGGTGAATGAAGGCCAGATCGCGCTGCCGCTTGTCTCGATCGAGGCAAGCCAAAAGAGCGCAAAGGGAGTTCACCTGCAGGATCTGGCCGAGTACCTGGACAGAAGGCGGGAGGAAGCCCAACGGGCATTCCGCCAGATGCACAGCTAG
- a CDS encoding TRAP transporter large permease, with translation MEPIEIGLWVTGGLLAMVVLGMRVAFAAGLAGLAGLIWIFWAKFGYDPARFGKALTIAVKTAGQVPHSKVSSQALSLIPTFILIGYLAYYAGLTRALFVAAKRWIAWLPGGLAVSTVFATAGFAAVSGASVATSAVFARIAIPEMLAIGYDKRFAAGVVAAGGTLASLIPPSAILVIYAIIVEQDVGKLLLAGFIPGAFSAVIYGLLIVGIAVVFKSVGPPVGGFTWGQRFAALPGALPIVLVVVIIICFVYNPFGGDAWGTPTEGGAIGAFIVFLYALKEGMKWAELKSALLETAKLTVMIFTIIWGVLIYVRFLGFADLPGAFSDWITSLEMSPMLILICILLAYAVLGMFMDAIGMLLLTLPVVYPAVMALNGGESVAAADSAFGMSGTMCAIWFGILVVKMAEFCLITPPIGLNCFVVAGVRDDLSVQDVFRGVTPFFIADAVTIALLVAFPGIVLWLPSLAG, from the coding sequence GTGGTCCTGGGAATGCGGGTCGCCTTTGCCGCCGGCCTTGCGGGCCTTGCCGGCCTCATCTGGATCTTCTGGGCCAAGTTCGGCTATGACCCGGCCCGGTTCGGCAAAGCGCTGACCATCGCGGTCAAGACCGCAGGCCAGGTGCCGCATTCCAAGGTTTCCAGCCAGGCGCTCAGCCTCATTCCGACCTTCATCCTGATCGGCTATCTCGCCTATTACGCAGGGCTGACCCGCGCGCTGTTCGTGGCCGCCAAGCGATGGATCGCCTGGCTGCCGGGCGGGCTGGCGGTCTCCACCGTGTTTGCCACCGCGGGGTTTGCCGCAGTATCCGGCGCCTCCGTGGCGACCTCCGCCGTCTTTGCCCGCATCGCCATCCCGGAGATGCTGGCAATCGGCTATGACAAGCGTTTTGCCGCCGGTGTGGTGGCGGCGGGCGGCACGCTGGCGTCGCTGATCCCGCCCTCGGCCATTCTGGTGATATACGCCATCATCGTTGAGCAGGATGTAGGCAAGCTGCTGCTGGCGGGTTTCATCCCGGGCGCTTTTTCGGCGGTGATCTATGGCCTGTTGATTGTGGGCATTGCGGTGGTCTTCAAATCCGTCGGCCCGCCGGTCGGGGGCTTTACCTGGGGTCAGCGGTTCGCCGCGCTGCCCGGTGCACTGCCCATCGTGCTGGTGGTCGTGATCATCATCTGCTTTGTCTACAACCCCTTTGGCGGCGATGCCTGGGGCACTCCGACCGAAGGCGGCGCTATCGGTGCCTTCATCGTGTTCCTTTATGCGTTGAAGGAGGGGATGAAATGGGCGGAGCTGAAATCGGCGCTCTTGGAAACCGCCAAGCTGACGGTGATGATCTTCACCATCATTTGGGGGGTGCTGATCTATGTGCGTTTCCTTGGCTTTGCAGATCTGCCGGGGGCGTTTTCCGACTGGATCACCTCGCTGGAGATGTCGCCGATGCTGATCCTGATCTGCATCCTCTTGGCCTATGCGGTGCTGGGCATGTTCATGGACGCAATCGGGATGCTGCTCTTGACCCTGCCGGTGGTCTATCCGGCAGTGATGGCGCTGAACGGCGGTGAGAGCGTTGCCGCGGCGGACAGTGCCTTTGGCATGAGCGGCACAATGTGTGCAATCTGGTTCGGCATCCTGGTGGTGAAAATGGCCGAGTTCTGCCTGATAACCCCGCCCATCGGCCTCAACTGCTTTGTCGTGGCTGGCGTGCGCGATGACCTGAGCGTGCAGGATGTGTTTCGGGGCGTAACGCCGTTCTTCATCGCCGATGCAGTGACTATCGCGCTGCTGGTGGCGTTCCCGGGGATTGTGCTGTGGCTGCCTTCCTTGGCCGGGTAG